From Oryza brachyantha chromosome 9, ObraRS2, whole genome shotgun sequence, a single genomic window includes:
- the LOC107304992 gene encoding protein ACTIVITY OF BC1 COMPLEX KINASE 7, chloroplastic-like has protein sequence MKWQHGAKPYGFLPLYGEDVDCHGHREEELKVFPSDEGFSWAKDNYNSGQSSADIWSFVLSLRIRVLFDNAKWAYAGGFSEENQKVRRRKTASWLREQVLQLGPTFIKLGQLSSTRSDLFPREFVDELAKLQDRVPAFSPEKARAFIEKEKGCPIEVVFKEEDRPIAAASLGQVRRAVLHNGERVAVKVRPGLRKLFDIDLKK, from the exons ATGAA ATGGCAACATGGTGCTAAACCCTATGGTTTTCTACCCCTCTACG GTGAGGACGTTGATTGCCATGGTCACCGTGAAGAGGAGCTGAAGGTTTTTCCTTCTGATGAAGGATTCAGTTGGGCAAAAGATAATTACAACTCTGGGCAGAGTAGCGCAGATATCTGGTCTTTTGTTCTTTCTCTTCGAATCCGCGTTCTATTCGACAATGCAAAATGGGCCTATGCAGGTGGATTCTCGGAGGAAAACCAG AAAGTTCGTAGGAGGAAAACTGCTTCATGGTTAAGAGAACAAGTATTGCAGCTTGGTCCAACGTTTATTAAGCTTGGACAGTTATCTTCCACAAGATCTGATCTATTTCCAAGGGAATTTGTTGACGAGCTTGCAAAATTGCAG GATAGAGTACCTGCATTTTCTCCTGAGAAGGCAAGGGCTTtcatagagaaagaaaagggtTGCCCaattgaagttgtgttcaaggaAGAGGATCGTCCGATAGCTGCTGCCAGTCTTGGTCAG GTACGTCGTGCAGTGCTTCACAATGGAGAGAGAGTGGCAGTTAAAGTGCGACCAGGGCTCAGAAAACTTTTTGACATTGACCTAA AGAAGTGA